DNA from Colletotrichum higginsianum IMI 349063 chromosome 7 map unlocalized unitig_7, whole genome shotgun sequence:
GTAGGTTTATAAGTGACGTGAGCACGATAAATAAGCTTAATCTTGCTGGGGTGAACGCCTTCCTCTTGGCAAGCCTCCAGCCACTGGAAGTATATGATATCGGACAGCTGTTCTAGTTCTGGAATAGACCCTAGTCCAGTCTCAGATTGCTCGTAGCGGGGACTGAAATTCTTGTCGAAAACGATGGCGCCAGATTTTGGGTTAAGGACGTTTTGGTAATAAGCGTTTGTTGGCTAGGAGGTAAAGGGTGTTAGCACCGGTCCAAGGAGCAAAATGTACCAAAAACAAAAGCACTTACGTCTCCGACCTGCTTATTGCGTAGGTAGAACCTCTTCTCGTGTTTGTAGGTGGACAAGACGTGCTCCATCGGGTCTACCGGGTACCTCGGGTCTGCAAACGCGTTGTCCAAGGTGTTTCCGAACCCAGGCGAGACCTCAAACTGATCAAAGTTGTCGTCACTGCTGTCGCCAATGTCCTCGGTGCCAAAGGGGGCCCAGTCCATTTGGCGAGTCCATCCCCAATACTCCACCCACCGAGGGTCCTGCCACGGGCTGGCGACTTTGACCCGGCTGTTTCTCTCGGTTGCGGCCGAGTCGCTCAATGGCATAAGTGACATGAAATAGCGACCCTTCTGGACACGGCCTTCAAAGGAATTAGGGAAGGTCGGGAACTGTCCCTGGACTCGCTTGGAAAGCGGCTTGTcgatggaggggagggttCCTTTCATATCATCTTCAACTGCTGGCATGGGGGAAGCCCCGACTAAAACAGCGTGAAGCAGCACCAATGACAGCAGAAGGCGACCGTTCCTCGCttgaaaaaaagaaagaataaTGCTAGACATTACGGATTGTAACTGGTCAATTCTGGAGAAAGGATGGGCAAGAAGGAAAGATGCGCTGGACGAGAGATGAAACATGTCGACTACTTGTTGGTAAATCAAAGCACCTGCTCCTAGACGACAAGCGAAAATACTAATAGTTCTTTGCCAGGTGTAAGGTCTATTTGCCCCCGGTGGGGTAGCTTTACTTTCAACTCTTGGCCATTGACAATCTTAACTTGCTAATCACCGCTGTGCCATCATCAACGACCCGCGAAGGCGCCTCCGGCAGAGACATCTGCGCCAACATGCGCCGCCATCTGACGCATTGAATCTTCGGCCGGCTCGAGCAGTTTTGCGCCCCCCTTCTGGGGACCAGGAAGCTCGGCCAGCCCGAATAGGAGAGGGACCATATGAAGCACTATATGGTTGTGTGGCTCTCAACTATAAGAATGTGACGCTGCAGGATTTCAATAACTAGGGCGATGCTTGAGTTACCGGGTGCGGCGCCTGTTCTAATCAATGGTGTTGCACAGCAGCCTGCAGAGCGCACTGGTTTAGGATTCAATAATTTCCTAATGAGGTGATAAAGGTTAATAAATGCCCCGTTCTgtggagagaagagaaatCTAGTTGGCTAGAACAACTAAATAAGTGTGGCACTTACTAGTCTGAAGTAAAAAGGGCAACTGCATTCTTGTCATTGTAGTATAACTAGGCTAACTAGCGCCTGCCTACTATTGCAGGCAACTGCCTGGTTTTAGTGTGTAGTTACTTTTCTTAGCTTCTCTTTTCAAGCCAGTTAACCCTAGCAACAGGATATTATAGTAGGTAGTATACCTATAAACAGTAAGTCAGCTGCGTCTGCTGTAGACCTATTAGGCTGTTAAGTTTTGAACCAGTGCGCCCTTGCAGGCTGCAGTAGTGTTGCTCTAGGGAAACAAGTGCAAAAAGTAAAGTATACGCCTTTGATATTCTAGTTGCTTCATATTGCACGAACTAGAGAAGTAAGATAGCAACGCCAGCAGTAAAATAGTAGGCAATACAGTAGGGTTTTGTGATATAAGCTGGGCCAATTGCAACATGTAGCAGAAGTCAATTCGTTATGTTTTGCAGTTCTGTCATTCTGCTGCCGATGCCTTTCTTCAATCCAGAAACTGTTGGAACAGCACTGCCACACAGACACCCACAACTCAGGGAAAGGAGTGCACAGATTAAATTATGCAGTACTCATTCATGCACGGGGGAATCACTTCTTGGTTCGGCCCGAATGCCTCGGGGTCGGACGAGCCAGTTTGACGAAGGACCTCGTCGAAATATCCGAGGCCGAACACGTGACAAGGATGTGATACCCGTGGCGCCCAACGTAGCTGACGACACACTTGTGCGTCACAGCAACTTACAAATCCAATCAGGTCTTGGAGGCAGAGGGAAGAGATATCCCCCCGAATGGTCATCTAAGTTTCTCAGGTGCCGCACCAATCGAATCCTCGTCTGGGTATAGTGTACGATGAGATGCGGGGAAACCTGGCCATAGGTTATTGTGTCCGGGGTTGATCTACATGAGCCCCTTCGATGGATGTAACCTCACCTTCGCTACAAGAGATGCGCGCCAGTCGCCGTGCGAGACGGAAATGGAGCGAAAGACATCGCGAGGGGGTTGTACGAGCTGGTCCAAAATGGTCAAACGCGACGGGGAAAAGCAGAGATCAATGTGAGCGGTCCCTCTAGAATGTACATAAAGTGACAATAACCCTCTCGGCCTACATACTCAGCGTTGCTGTGATCGAGAAGTGAGACTCATCAGGCTTGTTGGACACTTGTGT
Protein-coding regions in this window:
- a CDS encoding WD domain-containing protein, with protein sequence MSSIILSFFQARNGRLLLSLVLLHAVLVGASPMPAVEDDMKGTLPSIDKPLSKRVQGQFPTFPNSFEGRVQKGRYFMSLMPLSDSAATERNSRVKVASPWQDPRWVEYWGWTRQMDWAPFGTEDIGDSSDDNFDQFEVSPGFGNTLDNAFADPRYPVDPMEHVLSTYKHEKRFYLRNKQVGDPTNAYYQNVLNPKSGAIVFDKNFSPRYEQSETGLGSIPELEQLSDIIYFQWLEACQEEGVHPSKIKLIYRAHVTYKPTFDIVMEAFRRAGYQSVPGWNDRAIFPMDTIPGMAILGTTHGVGAALFLIQHKALLGTKKITEVAVWGGDDGFAFDKQHDSSTLSLRFTVTN